Within the Ketobacter sp. MCCC 1A13808 genome, the region AATCGACGTTTGGGCCGTGAAGAAATATTAGGCGAAGGCACGTTGTCCCCTGAAGATATCGTGGCGGTGATGAAGTGCCTGGTCGATATCCGCAACGGTAATGGTGTCGTTGATGATATAGATCACCTTGGAAATCGGCGCGTACGCTGTGTCGGTGAAATGGCCGAGAATCAATTCCGGGTTGGTCTTGTGAGGGTAGAGCGTGCGGTTAAAGAGCGCCTGTCTCTGGCAGAAAGCGAAGGCTTGATGCCGCAGGATCTTATCAATGCCAAGCCGGTTGCAGCTGCGATCAAAGAGTTTTTTGGTTCCAGCCAGCTTTCTCAGTTTATGGACCAGAATAATCCGCTTTCCGAGATAACTCACAAGCGTCGAGTGTCTGCTCTGGGCCCTGGCGGTCTGACTCGTGAGCGGGCCGGCTTTGAAGTTCGGGATGTACACCCCACTCATTACGGTCGTGTTTGCCCAATCGAAACGCCTGAAGGGCCTAATATCGGTCTTATTAACTCTCTTGCAACTTTCTCACGTGCAAATGATTACGGGTTTCTTGAAAGCCCCTATCGTAGAGTGGTTGACGGCAAGATTACCGATGATGTTATCTATCTATCAGCGATCGAAGAGGGCGAGTATGTTATTGCCCAGGCCAATGCTGAAGTGGATGAAGAAGGAAACCTTGTTGAAGACTTGGTGCCGATTCGTCATAAGAACGAGTTCACTGTAACAACGGCAGAAAACGTCAATCTGATGGACGTATCTCCTCGCCAGGTTGTGTCCGTGGCCGCTTCACTTATCCCGTTCCTCGAGCACGATGATGCTAACCGGGCACTTATGGGATCGAACATGCAGCGCCAAGCCGTTCCAACGTTAAGAGCTGAAAAGCCTTTAGTCGGAACCGGTATGGAAGGGATTGTTGCTCGTGACTCCGGAGTTTGTCAGGTTGCACGACGAGGCGGTGTGGTTGACCGGGTTGATGCTGCGCGGATTGTCGTGCGTGCACACGAAGCGGAAATAGCCCAAGAAGGTGATGCCGGCGTTGATATTTATAATTTGACAAAATATACACGCTCTAATCAAAACACCTGTATAAATCAGCGCCCGCTTGTAAAAGTAGGCGATGTGATTGCCCGTGGTGATATTCTGGCTGACGGGCCTTCTGTTGACATGGGCGAACTGGCGCTGGGGCAGAATATGCGCGTCGCCTTTATGCCCTGGAATGGTTATAACTTCGAGGATTCTATCCTGATTTCTGAACGTGTGGTTCAGGAAGATCGTTTCACTACCATCCACATTCAGGAGCTGACTTGTGTGGCTCGGGATACCAAGTTGGGGCCGGAGGAAATTACCTCTGATATTCCGAACGTGGGCGAAGCTGCGCTGGGTAAGTTGGATGAGTCAGGTATTGTTCATATCGGCGCGGAAGTGGGTCCGGGAGACATTTTGGTCGGCAAGGTAACACCGAAAGGTGAAACTCAGCTGACACCGGAAGAGAAGCTTTTGCGAGCGATCTTCGGTGAAAAAGCCTCCGATGTTAAGGATACCTCGCTACGGGTGCCTTCAAGTACGAAGGGTACAGTAATCGATGTACAGGTATTTACCCGCGATGGTGTTGAAAAAGATCAGCGTGCCATTGATATTGAAAATGCGCAGATCGACAAGTTCCGGAAAGATCTGAACGACGAATTCCGCATTATTCAAGGCGCTACTCTGGGCCGACTACGTAAGATGCTGGAGGGCGAAAAAGTCGTTGCAGCCGGAGCAGGTCTGAAAAAGGGCGATACCATAGCAGCAGAAATTCTCGACACACTTGAGCCAGCTCAATGGTTTGATTTGCGTCCAACCTCGGATCAGCTGGCAGAACAACTAGAAAATTCGAAGACCTATCTTGAGGAAGTGCGTTCAGACCAAGAGAAAAAGCTCGCTGAGAAAAAGCGAAAGATTTCCAGTGGCGATGATTTGGCTCACGGTGTTTTGAAAATTGTTAAGGTGCATCTGGCGGTCAAGCGCCGCATTCAGCCAGGCGACAAGATGGCTGGACGGCACGGTAACAAAGGGGTTATCTCGGTGATTATGCCGGTAGAAGATATGCCCTACGACATGAATGGGGAGCCAGTCGACGTGGTGTTAAATCCACTGGGTGTGCCTTCGCGGATGAACGTGGGACAGATTCTCGAAGCGCATTTGGGTATGGCTGCACACGGGCTTGGTAAATGCATTGAGAAAATGCTTCAGGCCAAACAGGAGGTCGCTGAACTTCGGGAGTTCCTGGCTAAAGTCTACAACCAGATAGGGGAGAAAACAGAACAGCTCGACTCGTTTAACGATGAGGAAATATTTGAGCTGGCGAAAAACCTGTCACGTGGCGTGCCTATGGCAACGCCGGTATTTGATGGTGCCCAAGAATCTGAAATAAAAGAGATGCTTGAATTGGCGGGTATACCTGAAAGTGGTCAGCTAAGGCTGCATGATGGTCGGACCGGCAAAGAGTTTGACGGTGCTGTGACTGTTGGATACATGTATATGCTCAAACTGAACCATTTAGTGGATGACAAGATGCATGCTCGTTCAACCGGATCCTATAGCCTGGTTACTCAGCAGCCGCTGGGTGGTAAAGCTCAATTCGGTGGTCAGCGTTTCGGGGAGATGGAAGTGTGGGCGCTAGAGGCATATGGCGCTGCGTATACGCTGCAGGAAATGCTGACTGTTAAATCTGATGACGTGAATGGACGAACCCGTATCTACAAAAACATCGTAGATGGAGATCACCGTATGGATCCGGGCATGCCTGAATCCTTCAATGTACTGGTGAAAGAGATTCGTTCGCTCGGAATCGACATCGAGCTTGAAAACGAGTAACACGAACAAGACACGGCGGGTCATGTGCCCGCCTTACTGGCTCCGAGTGGAGGAATTTCAGTGAAAGACCTACTGAACCTGCTAAAAGCACAGGGACAAGACGCAGAATTTGATCGTATCCGAATTGGTTTGGCGTCACCGGAAATGATTCGCGCATGGTCCTTTGGCGAAGTAAAAAAACCTGAAACCATTAATTATCGTACGTTTAAACCGGAAAGAGATGGACTGTTTTGCGCGCGTATTTTTGGACCGATCAAGGATTATGAGTGTCTTTGTGGTAAGTACAAACGGCTCAAACATCGTGGTGTTATATGCGAAAAGTGCGGTGTTGAAGTAACGCTGTCTAAAGTTCGGCGAGACCGCATGGGCCACATTGAATTAGCTAGCCCAGTGGCACATATTTGGTTTTTGAAATCGCTCCCCAGTCGTATCGGATTGTTGCTTGATATGACGCTGCGCGATATTGAGCGAGTGTTGTATTTTGAATCATTTGTTGTAACTGATCCGGGTACCACAACTCTTGAGCGCGGCCAGATGCTGACGGACGAGCAGTACTATGAAGCGTTAGAAGAATTCGGTGACGAATTCGATGCGAGCATGGGCGCTGAAGCTGTACAGAAGCTGCTGAAAGATATGGATCTGCAGCAGGAGATTCGTGAGCTACGCGAAGAGTTGCCGACTGTTAACTCTGAAACAAAGAGTAAGAAAATCGCCAAACGCTTAAAGCTGATGGAAGCTTTTCACGAATCCGGCAACGATCCGATGTGGATGATCTTGAGTGTGTTGCCCGTGCTTCCGCCGGATTTGCGTCCTCTGGTGCCTTTGGATGGCGGACGTTTTGCGACCTCGGATCTAAACGATCTTTATCGCCGGGTGATTAACCGGAACAATCGCCTGAAACGGCTTTTGGATTTGAATGCGCCGGACATCATCGTTCGCAATGAAAAACGCATGTTGCAAGAAGCCGTCGATGCTTTGTTGGATAACGGTCGTCGTGGCCGAGCCATCACTGGCTCCAATAAACGTCCTTTGAAATCACTTGCAGATATGATTAAGGGTAAGCAGGGTCGTTTCCGTCAAAACTTGCTCGGAAAACGGGTTGATTACTCCGGACGTTCAGTGATTGTAGTAGGCCCCACGCTCAAACTGCATGAGTGTGGTTTACCCAAAAAAATGGCATTGGAACTATTTAAGCCGTTTATTTTTGCCAAGTTGGAGGCTCGAGGTTTAGCCACAACGATTAAAGCAGCAAAGAAAATGGTTGAGCGGGAAACGCCTGAGGTTTGGGATATCCTGGCTGAAGTTATCCGGGAGCATCCGGTGATGTTAAACCGGGCGCCAACCCTTCACCGTTTGGGTATTCAGGCTTTTGAGCCCCAGTTGATTGAAGGTAAGGCCATCCAGTTGCACCCGCTGGTTTGTGTCGCCTATAACGCGGATTTTGACGGCGACCAAATGGCGGTACACGTGCCGCTTACGATCGAGGCCCAGCTTGAAGCTCGGGCGTTGATGATGTCTACCAATAATATTCTGTCACCAGCCAACGGTGAGCCGATTATTGTGCCTACGCAGGACGTTGTACTGGGTTTGTATTACATCAGCCGGCAACGTGTGAATGTGAAAGGCGAAGGTATGGTCTTTGTCGACACTAAAGAGGTATCACGCGCGCTGGCTAATAACGCAGTAACCGTTCATTCGCGAATTAAAGTGCGTGTTACCGAAACGGTTAAGCACGAAGACGGTGAAATAACCAAGCGTACCTTCCTGGCCGACACTTCTGCTGGTCGTTGTATGCTTTGGGATGTGCTGCCCGAAGGTTTGCCTTTTGAGTTGATCAACCAGGATATGACAAAGAAAACCGTATCCCGGCTGATTAACGCTTGTTATCGCCGCCTGGGTTTGAAAGCCACGGTGATCTTTGCTGATAAGCTAATGTATCTCGGATTCCATCAGGCGACTTTATCTGGCTCTTCCATCGGTATCAATGATATGGAAATACCGGAAGAAAAAGCGCGAATTATTTCTGAAGCCGATGATGAAGTTCGGGAGATTGAAGATCAGTTTGCTTCAGGTTTGGTGACCCAGGGCGAGCGATACAACAAAGTTATCGATATCTGGTCGCGTACAAATGATATGGTTGCGAAAGCCATGATGGAGCGGTTGTCGGTTGATCGTGTTGCCGATAAAGAAGGGAATCTGGTAGATCAGAAATCCTTCAACTCCATCTTCATAATGGCGGATTCCGGAGCTCGGGGTTCCCAGGCTCAGATACGACAGCTTGCGGGTATGCGTGGTCTGATGGCAAAACCGGATGGCTCGATCATTGAAACCCCGATTACAGCAAACTTTCGGGAAGGGTTGAACGTACTTCAGTACTTTATATCAACCCATGGTGCTCGGAAAGGTCTTGCGGATACCGCACTTAAAACGGCGAACTCCGGATATCTTACCCGTCGTCTCGTTGATGTTGCCCAGGATCTGGTAGTAACTGAGCATGACTGTGGAACCACGCAGGGTGTTCCGATGACACCTTTGATCGAAGGGGGCGATGTTGTAGAGCCTCTGGGTGAGCGTGTATTGGGTCGTGTAGTAGCTCAGGACGTCTTTAAGCCGGGAACGGATGAAGTCATTGCCCCGGCGGGTACTCTGATAGACGAGCAATGGGTTGAGCTGCTTGAAGCCGAAGCTGTTGATGAGCTGGTTTGTCGGTCCCCTATCTCCTGTGACACGCGCTACGGTGTATGTCGCATGTGTTACGGTCGGGATCTGGCTCGTGGACATCTGGTTAACATCGGAGAGGCTGTGGGTGTTATCGCTGCTCAGTCTATCGGTGAGCCGGGCACCCAGTTGACGATGCGTACGTTCCACATCGGTGGAGCTGCATCCAGAAGCTCAGCAGTGAGTAATGTGCAGGTTAAAAACGTCGGTACCATTCGTTTGCATAACATCAAAACGGTTGAGCAGGTAAACGGTAACTTGGTTGCGGTATCGCGCTCCGGCGAATTAGCCTTGGCTGATGAAAAAGGGCGTGAGCGTGAGCGGTACAAAATACCTTACGGCGGTGTTATTTCGGTCAAAGATGGTGCGACAGTTGAAGCGGGTACTATTGTTGCCCAATGGGATCCTCATACTCACCCCGTTATAACTGAGTTGGCAGGTCGTGTCAGCTTCAGTGAATTCGAAGAGGGTATTTCTGTTAAGCAGACTACTGACGAGCTGACAGGTCTAACCAATTACGAAATCCTGGATCCAAAAGACCGTCCTTCCTCCGGTAAAGATAAGCGACCGGTAGTTCGTTTGGTTGGAGAGGATAACGAGTTAGTGACAATGCCTGGAAGTGATACTCCAGCTCAGTATTATTTGCCGGCGGGATCTATCGTTCAGTTGGGTGACGGGGCTACTGTAGGCGCGGGCGATGTAATAGCCCGTATACCGCAGGAAAGTTCGAAAACTCGCGACATTACGGGTGGTTTGCCTCGGGTTGCTGATTTGTTTGAAGCCAGAAAGCCGAAAGAATCGTCTATTTTGGCCGAGAAGTCCGGCATCGTTTCCTTCGGTAAGGAAACAAAAGGAAAGGTTCGTTTGGTTATCACTCCGGATGAAGGTGGTGATGCCTACGAAGAGTTGATTCCTAAATGGCGCCAATTGAACATATTCGAAGGTGAGCGTGTCGAGCAGGGTGAGGTTATTTCCGATGGGCCTTCTAACCCGCACGACATTTTGCGCCTGAAAGGGGTTCATGCAGTTGCAAGTTATATTGTCAATGAAGTGCAGGATGTATATAGATTGCAGGGCGTTGGAATTAACGATAAGCACATTGAAGTTATCGTTCGACAAATGCTGCGGAAGGTTATTATTTCGGATTCCAGTGACTCATCCTTCATAAAAGGAGAGCAAGCTGAGCTTGCCAGAGTGCTTGATGAGAACGAGCAGTTGGAAAAGGACGAGAAGTTTGGTGCCAAGTATGAACGTGAATTGCTTGGTATAACGAAAGCTTCTCTATCAACGGAGTCTTTCATCTCGGCAGCATCATTCCAGGAAACCACGCGGGTTTTGACAGAGGCCGCTGTCACTGGAAAAATTGATGATTTGCGTGGATTGAAAGAAAACGTCGTTGTCGGCCGTTTGATTCCGGCTGGTACGGGGTTTGCGTACCATGCTGAGCGTCGTCGCCAACGGGAACAGGAAGCAACCGCGCAAGTGCCTGAGTTTACAGCGGATGATGCTGAACAGGCGTTGAGTGAGGCGCTTAATTCGCCAGAAGAGTAAGTCGATTAGCTACCGCTGTTGTACTGAAAGTGCTGTATGACGGCGGTTAGCTTGACTTGTGGTCGAACCGCTCTTAGAATCTCGCATCCCTGAAAAAGGGTTGACGGGATTTTTTTGCATTTAGATAGAGAGAACCCACCGACGGGATTCTCAAAAATGATTGGAGAAACAGCTACATGGCAACAATTAACCAGTTGGTGCGTAAGCCGCGTCAGCGAAAGGTAGCAAAAAGTGACGTTCCGGCGTTACAAAGCTGCCCGCAGCGTCGAGGTGTATGTACCCGTGTTTACACTACTACTCCCAAAAAGCCTAACTCGGCTTTGCGTAAAGTAGCTCGTGTTCGTTTAACAAACGGTTTTGAAGTGACTTCCTACATCGGTGGAGAAGGCCACAACCTGCAAGAGCATAGCGTAATTCTGATTCGTGGCGGCCGGGTAAAAGATTTGCCGGGCGTGCGTTATCACACAGTGCGCGGAACTCTCGATACCGCTGGTGTTTCCGACCGGAAGCAGGGTCGTTCTAAATACGGAACTAAGCGCCCTAAAGCTTAATCTACAGCTGATATATTACTCGGCTGTCACTTAATCTGCCTAGCTTGTTGGGCGGTAGTAAGGCCAAGCCAAAGTCTTGGACCAACCTGAATATAGGAAAATACGAAAATGCCAAGAAGACGAGTCGCCGCAAAACGCGAAATACTTCCTGATCCCAAGTTTCAAAGCCAGGTGCTGGCTAAATTTATCAACCACGTGATGGAAAGCGGTAAAAAATCCGTGGCCGAGCGCATCGTTTACGGTGCTCTGGCCAAGGTTGCCGAAAAATCCAATCAAAATCCCGTCGAAGTGTTTGAAAAAGCGCTTGAAGCTCTTCGTCCTGTGGTTGAGGTTAAATCCCGGCGTGTTGGTGGTGCTACCTACCAGGTGCCTGTTGAGGTTCGGCCAAGCCGTCGGACTGCATTGGCTATGCGTTGGATGGTTGATGCAGCGCGTAAGCGTGGAGAGAAGTCTATGCCGTTGCGTTTGGCCGGTGAGATTCTTGATGCGAACGAAGGCAAGGGCTCGGCACTGAAAAAGCGTGAAGATGTACATAGAATGGCTGAGGCCAACAAAGCGTTCTCTCACTATCGCTTTTAATCCGGCATTAAACTCATCGAAGTCTGAGGATTAGACCGTGGCTCGCAAGACACCTATCTCGAAGTACCGCAATATTGGTATATGCGCGCACGTAGACGCTGGCAAGACAACGACAACCGAGCGTGTGCTCTTCTACACCGGTGTATCTCACAAAATAGGTGAGGTGCATGACGGTGCTGCAACCATGGATTGGATGGCGCAGGAGCAGGAGCGGGGTATTACCATTACCTCTGCAGCTACTACTTGTTTTTGGGCAGGGATGGATCGGCAGTTTGATCAATATCGTATCAATATAATTGATACGCCTGGCCACGTGGATTTTACCATTGAGGTGGAGCGCTCCCTGCGTGTTCTGGATGGGGCAGTTGTCGTGTTTTGCGGGTCATCCGGAGTTCAGCCTCAGTCCGAAACGGTTTGGCGCCAAGCCGACCGTTACGGGGTGCCGCGTATCGTGTTCGTCAATAAAATGGATCGAGCCGGTGCAGACTTTTTGAAAGTTGTCGCTCAGATAAAGCAGCGCCTTAATGCTCGCCCTGTTGCTATTCACATGAATATCGGGGCTGAAGAAGAGTTCAAAGGCATCGTCGACCTGCTTCGCATGAAAGCCATTTATTGGAATGAAGAAGATCAGGGTATGACTTACGAGCTGGGCGAAATCCCAGACGATTTGGTCGAGACCTGTAATCATTTGCGCGAGCAGATGGTTGAGTCAGCGGCAGAAGCCAGTGAAGAGTTGATGGAAAAATACTTGGAAGAAAGTGATCTGAGTATTGATGATATCAAGTTGGGTTTGCGCAAGCAGGTTTTGAATAATGAAATTGTTCTCGCGCTCTGTGGTTCTGCATTTAAAAATAAAGGCGTGCAGGCCATGCTGGATGCGGTTATTGAATTTCTTCCTGCGCCGGATGAAGTGCCCAGCATAAAGGGTATAACTGAGAAAGGTGAAGAAGAAGCGCGGCCCTCTTCAGATGACGCGCCGTTTTCGGCGTTGGCGTTCAAGATTGCGACGGACCCGTTTGTTGGTAACCTAACTTTCTTTCGGGTTTATTCCGGAGTCATGAATTCAGGTGATTCGGTTTACAATTCTGTAAGGGAGCGTAAAGAGCGTGTTGGGCGGCTCTTGCAGATGCACGCAAATAACCGTGAAGAAATAAAAGAAGTCCGGGCTGGGGACATAGCGGCTGCAGTGGGTTTGAAGGATATTACGACCGGCGATACCCTATGCGACCTGAAGAGCATTATTGTGCTTGAGCGGATGGACTTTCCTGACCCTGTGATTTCTGTTGCAGTGGAGCCACGTTCTAAAGCTGATCAGGAAAAAATGGGGCTTGCGTTGGGGCGGTTGGCGCAAGAAGATCCGTCTTTTCGGGTAAAGACTGACGAAGAGAGCGGTCAGACCATAATATCCGGTATGGGTGAGTTACACCTGGATATCATTGTGGATCGGATGAAGCGTGAGTTTAAAGTTGAAGCGAATATAGGTAAGCCGCAAGTCGCTTACCGCGAAACGATACGCTCAGCAGTGGATGTTGAAGGGAAATACGTTAAGCAGTCGGGCGGGCGTGGTCAGTATGGGCACGTTAAGTTGAAGATAGAGCCGATTCCGGATATGGAAGAAGATTTTATCTTTGAGGAGACGATCCATGGTGGGTCGGTCCCGAAAGACTATTTCCCTGCAATTGAGAAGGGTTGCCGTCAGCAGCTTGAGTCTGGTGTGCTGGCTGGTTACCCGATGCTGGGTGTTAAGGTTAATTTGTACGATGGCTCATTTCACGAGGTCGATTCTAATGAGAATGCATTCCGCATGGCGGGTGCAATGGCGGTTAAGAAGGGTTGTCTTGAAGCCAGGCCGGCCCTGCTCGAACCCATCATGAAAGTCGAAGTTGTCACTCCGGAGGATTATATGGGTGACGTAATGGGTGACTTGAACCGGCGTCGTGGTATTTTGCAGGGAATGGATGATGCAAATGGTGTTCGTTTGGTGAACGCAGAAGTGCCTCTGTCAGAGATGTTCGGCTATGCAACCGATTTGCGTGGTATGTCTCAGGGTCGGGCAACCTTTACAATGGAGTTTCTGAAATACGCGGAAGCCCCTCAAAACATAGCAGAAGCCATCATAAAGAAAGGCTATTAATTAAAGATCATTGAATTGAATAGAGGTAAATAGCAATGTCTAAGGAAAAGTTTGAACGAGTCAAGCCGCACGTAAACGTAGGCACAATTGGTCACGTTGACCACGGTAAAACCACATTGACAGCTGCGCTAACCCGCGTGTGCTCGGAAATTTGGGGTGGCGCTGCGGT harbors:
- the rpoB gene encoding DNA-directed RNA polymerase subunit beta, which codes for MAYSFTEKKRIRKDFGKLTDAMEVPYLLAIQLDSYRKFLQLDNKSDERIDEGLQAAFKSVFPIASYSGNAALEYVDYSLGTPVFDVQECQMRGATYSAPLRVKIRLIIYDKESSNKAIKDIKEQEVYMGEIPLMTENGTFVINGTERVIVSQLHRSPGVFFDHDRGKTHSSGKLLYSARIIPYRGSWLDFEFDPKDLVFVRIDRRRKLPATILLRALGYENEEMLDMFFDTNTVILEGGEFKLKLIPERLRGETAMFDIKAGDEVVVEEGRRVTARHIRQLEGANIEWLAVPNAYLEGRVIAKNIVDKSTGELICECNAEITTPLLEAIAEAGVTDFETLYINELDRGAFVSDTLRSDSTTNQLEALVEIYRMMRPGEPPTKDAAESLFKNLFFSAERYDLSAVGRMKFNRRLGREEILGEGTLSPEDIVAVMKCLVDIRNGNGVVDDIDHLGNRRVRCVGEMAENQFRVGLVRVERAVKERLSLAESEGLMPQDLINAKPVAAAIKEFFGSSQLSQFMDQNNPLSEITHKRRVSALGPGGLTRERAGFEVRDVHPTHYGRVCPIETPEGPNIGLINSLATFSRANDYGFLESPYRRVVDGKITDDVIYLSAIEEGEYVIAQANAEVDEEGNLVEDLVPIRHKNEFTVTTAENVNLMDVSPRQVVSVAASLIPFLEHDDANRALMGSNMQRQAVPTLRAEKPLVGTGMEGIVARDSGVCQVARRGGVVDRVDAARIVVRAHEAEIAQEGDAGVDIYNLTKYTRSNQNTCINQRPLVKVGDVIARGDILADGPSVDMGELALGQNMRVAFMPWNGYNFEDSILISERVVQEDRFTTIHIQELTCVARDTKLGPEEITSDIPNVGEAALGKLDESGIVHIGAEVGPGDILVGKVTPKGETQLTPEEKLLRAIFGEKASDVKDTSLRVPSSTKGTVIDVQVFTRDGVEKDQRAIDIENAQIDKFRKDLNDEFRIIQGATLGRLRKMLEGEKVVAAGAGLKKGDTIAAEILDTLEPAQWFDLRPTSDQLAEQLENSKTYLEEVRSDQEKKLAEKKRKISSGDDLAHGVLKIVKVHLAVKRRIQPGDKMAGRHGNKGVISVIMPVEDMPYDMNGEPVDVVLNPLGVPSRMNVGQILEAHLGMAAHGLGKCIEKMLQAKQEVAELREFLAKVYNQIGEKTEQLDSFNDEEIFELAKNLSRGVPMATPVFDGAQESEIKEMLELAGIPESGQLRLHDGRTGKEFDGAVTVGYMYMLKLNHLVDDKMHARSTGSYSLVTQQPLGGKAQFGGQRFGEMEVWALEAYGAAYTLQEMLTVKSDDVNGRTRIYKNIVDGDHRMDPGMPESFNVLVKEIRSLGIDIELENE
- the rpoC gene encoding DNA-directed RNA polymerase subunit beta', which encodes MKDLLNLLKAQGQDAEFDRIRIGLASPEMIRAWSFGEVKKPETINYRTFKPERDGLFCARIFGPIKDYECLCGKYKRLKHRGVICEKCGVEVTLSKVRRDRMGHIELASPVAHIWFLKSLPSRIGLLLDMTLRDIERVLYFESFVVTDPGTTTLERGQMLTDEQYYEALEEFGDEFDASMGAEAVQKLLKDMDLQQEIRELREELPTVNSETKSKKIAKRLKLMEAFHESGNDPMWMILSVLPVLPPDLRPLVPLDGGRFATSDLNDLYRRVINRNNRLKRLLDLNAPDIIVRNEKRMLQEAVDALLDNGRRGRAITGSNKRPLKSLADMIKGKQGRFRQNLLGKRVDYSGRSVIVVGPTLKLHECGLPKKMALELFKPFIFAKLEARGLATTIKAAKKMVERETPEVWDILAEVIREHPVMLNRAPTLHRLGIQAFEPQLIEGKAIQLHPLVCVAYNADFDGDQMAVHVPLTIEAQLEARALMMSTNNILSPANGEPIIVPTQDVVLGLYYISRQRVNVKGEGMVFVDTKEVSRALANNAVTVHSRIKVRVTETVKHEDGEITKRTFLADTSAGRCMLWDVLPEGLPFELINQDMTKKTVSRLINACYRRLGLKATVIFADKLMYLGFHQATLSGSSIGINDMEIPEEKARIISEADDEVREIEDQFASGLVTQGERYNKVIDIWSRTNDMVAKAMMERLSVDRVADKEGNLVDQKSFNSIFIMADSGARGSQAQIRQLAGMRGLMAKPDGSIIETPITANFREGLNVLQYFISTHGARKGLADTALKTANSGYLTRRLVDVAQDLVVTEHDCGTTQGVPMTPLIEGGDVVEPLGERVLGRVVAQDVFKPGTDEVIAPAGTLIDEQWVELLEAEAVDELVCRSPISCDTRYGVCRMCYGRDLARGHLVNIGEAVGVIAAQSIGEPGTQLTMRTFHIGGAASRSSAVSNVQVKNVGTIRLHNIKTVEQVNGNLVAVSRSGELALADEKGRERERYKIPYGGVISVKDGATVEAGTIVAQWDPHTHPVITELAGRVSFSEFEEGISVKQTTDELTGLTNYEILDPKDRPSSGKDKRPVVRLVGEDNELVTMPGSDTPAQYYLPAGSIVQLGDGATVGAGDVIARIPQESSKTRDITGGLPRVADLFEARKPKESSILAEKSGIVSFGKETKGKVRLVITPDEGGDAYEELIPKWRQLNIFEGERVEQGEVISDGPSNPHDILRLKGVHAVASYIVNEVQDVYRLQGVGINDKHIEVIVRQMLRKVIISDSSDSSFIKGEQAELARVLDENEQLEKDEKFGAKYERELLGITKASLSTESFISAASFQETTRVLTEAAVTGKIDDLRGLKENVVVGRLIPAGTGFAYHAERRRQREQEATAQVPEFTADDAEQALSEALNSPEE
- the rpsL gene encoding 30S ribosomal protein S12; this encodes MATINQLVRKPRQRKVAKSDVPALQSCPQRRGVCTRVYTTTPKKPNSALRKVARVRLTNGFEVTSYIGGEGHNLQEHSVILIRGGRVKDLPGVRYHTVRGTLDTAGVSDRKQGRSKYGTKRPKA
- the rpsG gene encoding 30S ribosomal protein S7 — translated: MPRRRVAAKREILPDPKFQSQVLAKFINHVMESGKKSVAERIVYGALAKVAEKSNQNPVEVFEKALEALRPVVEVKSRRVGGATYQVPVEVRPSRRTALAMRWMVDAARKRGEKSMPLRLAGEILDANEGKGSALKKREDVHRMAEANKAFSHYRF
- the fusA gene encoding elongation factor G; this translates as MARKTPISKYRNIGICAHVDAGKTTTTERVLFYTGVSHKIGEVHDGAATMDWMAQEQERGITITSAATTCFWAGMDRQFDQYRINIIDTPGHVDFTIEVERSLRVLDGAVVVFCGSSGVQPQSETVWRQADRYGVPRIVFVNKMDRAGADFLKVVAQIKQRLNARPVAIHMNIGAEEEFKGIVDLLRMKAIYWNEEDQGMTYELGEIPDDLVETCNHLREQMVESAAEASEELMEKYLEESDLSIDDIKLGLRKQVLNNEIVLALCGSAFKNKGVQAMLDAVIEFLPAPDEVPSIKGITEKGEEEARPSSDDAPFSALAFKIATDPFVGNLTFFRVYSGVMNSGDSVYNSVRERKERVGRLLQMHANNREEIKEVRAGDIAAAVGLKDITTGDTLCDLKSIIVLERMDFPDPVISVAVEPRSKADQEKMGLALGRLAQEDPSFRVKTDEESGQTIISGMGELHLDIIVDRMKREFKVEANIGKPQVAYRETIRSAVDVEGKYVKQSGGRGQYGHVKLKIEPIPDMEEDFIFEETIHGGSVPKDYFPAIEKGCRQQLESGVLAGYPMLGVKVNLYDGSFHEVDSNENAFRMAGAMAVKKGCLEARPALLEPIMKVEVVTPEDYMGDVMGDLNRRRGILQGMDDANGVRLVNAEVPLSEMFGYATDLRGMSQGRATFTMEFLKYAEAPQNIAEAIIKKGY